The following is a genomic window from Bacillus sp. V2I10.
AGCCGGAGCAGGAGTGCTTCATGCTAAAGGAAGCGAGCAGCTGAAAGAATACGCCGAACAGCAGCACATACCAGTCGTAAACACACTGCTGGGTCTGGGAAGTTTTCCTGCAGATCATCCGCTCTTTCTTGGAATGGCCGGAATGCACGGAACATATACCGCAAATATGGCGTTATATGAATGTGATTTATTAATCAGTGTCGGTGCACGTTTTGATGACAGGGTAACAGGGAACTTAAATCATTTTGCCAAAAGTGCAACGATTGCCCATATTGATATCGATCCTGCTGAAATCGGCAAAGTGGTTGAAACCAAAATTCCGGTTGTTGGCGATGCAAAACTTGTTCTTGAAAATCTCATTCATCAAAACGGCAAACGAAGCCAGCATGATGATTGGTATGCAGCCTTACAGAATAATAAAAAGTCCTTGCCATTATGGTACAAAAAATCAGATGAAGAGCTAAAACCTCAGCATATGATTGAACTCATTCATGAATGGACAAAGGGAGAGGCGATTATTACAACAGATGTCGGTCAGCACCAAATGTGGGCAGCGCAGTACTACCGCCTGCAGCAGCCTAATCGCTGGGTTACATCAGGGGGGCTCGGCACAATGGGATTCGGTTTGCCTGCAGCAATTGGAGCCCAGCTTGCTGAAAAGGATGCTAATGTCATCGCGATCCTTGGAGACGGCGGTTTTCAAATGACACTTCAGGAACTATCTGTTATCTACGAACTTAATTTGCCGGTTAAAGTGATTTTACTGAACAACGGAGTGCTTGGAATGGTCAGACAGTGGCAGGAAATCTTCTATGAAGAAAGATATTCGCAATCTGTTTTTCAATCGCAGCCTGATTTCGTGAAATTAGCGGAAGCATACGGCATGAAAGGACTGAAGATTCAGACTGAAGAAGACTTTCCGGCTTTCAAACAGGCTCTTTTATCAAATGAACCTGTTCTGATTAATGTAAATGTAAGCCAGATGGAAAATGTATACCCGATGATTGCTCCAGGAAAAGGATTACATGAAATGGTGGGTGTTAAACCGTGAAGCGAATTCTTACGCTGACAGTCAACAATCGCTCAGGGGTCCTTAATCGGATTACCGGTTTA
Proteins encoded in this region:
- the ilvB gene encoding acetolactate synthase large subunit, which produces MSMKVQLDAKSAKCTKTMSGAMMMIEALKQEKVEVIFGYPGGAVLPIYDKLYNSGMYHILTRHEQGGIHAAEGYARVSGKPGVVIATSGPGATNLITGLTDAMIDSLPLVVFTGQVASSVIGTDAFQEADVLGITMPITKHNYQVRDVNDFPRIIKEAFHIATTGRPGPVLIDVPKDIAVAEGIFNYDTPVHLPGYQPKTEPNYLQIRKLVEAVSSAKKPVILAGAGVLHAKGSEQLKEYAEQQHIPVVNTLLGLGSFPADHPLFLGMAGMHGTYTANMALYECDLLISVGARFDDRVTGNLNHFAKSATIAHIDIDPAEIGKVVETKIPVVGDAKLVLENLIHQNGKRSQHDDWYAALQNNKKSLPLWYKKSDEELKPQHMIELIHEWTKGEAIITTDVGQHQMWAAQYYRLQQPNRWVTSGGLGTMGFGLPAAIGAQLAEKDANVIAILGDGGFQMTLQELSVIYELNLPVKVILLNNGVLGMVRQWQEIFYEERYSQSVFQSQPDFVKLAEAYGMKGLKIQTEEDFPAFKQALLSNEPVLINVNVSQMENVYPMIAPGKGLHEMVGVKP